The uncultured Methanobrevibacter sp. genome has a segment encoding these proteins:
- a CDS encoding AEC family transporter, whose product MNAIETTILSIILMIGLGYFLKRIDFLSEKDIDPFNRIVMYILMPCMIFHAIYNADLSLIPKLGILPFIILASSAVTGIISFFILKQFKLDDITLWSVLVTVMIANTAFMGYPVTLGIFGQDGFLRAIFCDMATLCIFLLLSFVLILKFGGTVKTAFKKIAFFPPLWAVVLGLLLNFINVPIGSVLDNTINYLGQGAIPLIMIALGLSIDFSALSRSKNMIVFTSIMKLAIFPFIAFLIANYLGLINLEYSVSIVEAAMPSGMMSLLLAITYKLDYELTSDCILINTVISLITLPIIIMIL is encoded by the coding sequence ATGAATGCTATTGAAACCACTATTCTATCTATTATTTTGATGATTGGTTTGGGATATTTTCTCAAACGAATTGATTTTTTATCTGAAAAGGATATAGACCCTTTCAATAGAATAGTAATGTACATTTTAATGCCATGTATGATATTTCATGCAATTTATAATGCAGATTTGTCATTGATTCCGAAATTGGGGATATTGCCGTTTATAATTTTGGCATCTTCAGCTGTAACAGGAATTATTTCATTTTTTATTTTAAAGCAATTTAAATTGGATGACATTACGTTATGGTCAGTACTTGTTACAGTAATGATTGCAAATACTGCATTTATGGGATATCCTGTTACTTTAGGTATTTTTGGTCAGGATGGTTTTTTAAGGGCAATTTTTTGTGACATGGCAACATTGTGTATATTTCTGCTTCTTTCCTTTGTCTTAATATTGAAATTTGGAGGGACAGTTAAAACTGCATTTAAAAAAATTGCTTTTTTCCCGCCTCTTTGGGCAGTTGTTTTAGGTTTGCTTTTGAACTTTATCAATGTACCAATCGGATCTGTTCTGGACAATACCATAAATTATTTGGGACAGGGTGCAATTCCATTAATCATGATTGCTTTGGGGCTTTCAATAGACTTTTCAGCATTGTCCAGATCTAAAAATATGATTGTATTTACTTCAATTATGAAATTAGCAATATTTCCATTTATAGCATTTCTTATAGCCAATTATTTAGGTCTTATAAATCTTGAATATAGTGTATCAATTGTTGAAGCTGCAATGCCGTCAGGAATGATGTCACTTCTTCTTGCAATAACATATAAGCTGGATTATGAGTTGACCTCAGACTGCATATTAATCAACACTGTAATCTCTTTGATTACACTCCCGATAATTATCATGATTTTGTAG